A single genomic interval of Granulicella tundricola MP5ACTX9 harbors:
- a CDS encoding HAD family hydrolase, producing MKTILRSGQTLLFDADDTLWENNIYFERAIASFISYLDHRVHTMDEVREHLNRTERATIAAHGYGLKSFRKSLVTCFEQLTAARVTPEQHERIVSFANSINEQEIELLPGVQATLANLQGRHRLLLVTKGDHDEQIDKLKRSGLESYFSGTEVLAEKHESAYRALAERHGCEAETTWMIGNSPKSDVNPALAAGLNAIFIPHDFTWVLEHEVVNRPGAHQSLLELGTFEEILEHF from the coding sequence GCGGGCAGACCCTGCTCTTCGACGCGGACGATACGTTGTGGGAGAACAATATTTACTTCGAACGGGCGATCGCTTCGTTCATCTCCTACCTGGATCATCGCGTGCATACGATGGACGAGGTTCGTGAGCATCTGAATCGGACCGAGCGGGCGACGATCGCGGCGCATGGCTATGGGTTGAAGAGCTTTCGCAAGTCGCTGGTGACTTGTTTCGAACAGTTGACGGCAGCGCGGGTGACGCCGGAACAGCACGAGCGGATCGTCTCGTTTGCGAACTCGATCAACGAGCAGGAGATCGAGCTGCTGCCGGGCGTGCAGGCGACGCTTGCGAATCTGCAGGGGCGGCATCGGCTGCTGCTGGTGACCAAGGGCGATCACGATGAGCAGATCGATAAGCTGAAGCGCTCCGGCCTGGAGAGCTACTTTTCCGGTACAGAGGTGCTGGCGGAGAAGCATGAATCGGCCTACCGCGCACTGGCGGAGCGGCATGGCTGCGAGGCGGAGACGACGTGGATGATCGGCAACAGTCCCAAGTCCGATGTGAATCCGGCACTGGCCGCAGGGCTGAATGCAATCTTCATTCCGCATGACTTTACGTGGGTGCTGGAGCATGAGGTGGTGAACCGGCCCGGCGCTCACCAGAGCCTGCTGGAACTGGGGACTTTCGAGGAGATACTGGAGCACTTCTAG